From the bacterium genome, one window contains:
- a CDS encoding PQQ-binding-like beta-propeller repeat protein, with protein sequence MKRFIVIAALAWCVAYARPVFAGDDVAKATPAWKVKTKNKLENVQEVLGGQAFFSREDDYVSVINAADGKVLWEKELKGFKSKKSLILVKDDQLSYTTKKEFVILNMNDGSEKSRTPFKKDPRSGKEVSESDFVESVRTPNGYINIFQKSVTFTDFKGNEMWTRGDENMGAGNYKLFDNGNFLAFYSKSVSMIDYTNGNDLWSRNDQGFMPDYYHQIKSGHFVVFYEKSVRLVAFDSGKDLYASAEPSNGDLKYTWYKTAADNDAIIVFLKKSTVLVDGKNGKLLWSAAIKGSEERGGVKKDEVCAESVGNAAVIYLEKQAVGVHCISGKQTWKEDVKDDDEIADAASYTYSENDQIVAGLVSVNKVLIRYDVATAEKIWRTPDNSFIGQMVDQYKIEGDDFLFVSGRRAFLMTNKELGVHLYRVNIKDGTIKWHTQTRAGWSNAFGKNVKTTYANVASGPFIFKDKNLIALVTNMGLALINLTDGTVCGKDGKWTASKIGDWKTPGCVYESYKMIYASTIVPPTAQTVNIVAVYASAFSSMRNMSFVNLNPDPIIVGDVMYVCASMDEKVVAVDIKGGKKLWECDVNGPIVKLPFSKGLAVKDGNVFVRTGFYLDENILFGVNNPKPTPIGDKGDFGFVGIDGKTGKVMWKFQDFDKMDPVYLVDVVTDKAYAEKAQNGNCSQKKLKLGLVGINIDRPSYMLIGGGNGIAGIQRDANDPCKALWHIDDDFTAASAAYELGAGTTAMMLFANDVKRTVICSNKNMYLVDEAAHKVLWKAKKESNQFLPALVSTKAGLLLDVDGKEMTAYKFVN encoded by the coding sequence ATGAAACGTTTTATTGTAATTGCAGCCTTAGCTTGGTGCGTCGCATACGCGCGCCCTGTGTTTGCGGGCGATGATGTTGCCAAAGCAACTCCGGCATGGAAAGTGAAAACAAAAAACAAACTGGAGAATGTTCAGGAAGTGTTGGGCGGACAGGCCTTTTTTTCTCGCGAAGACGATTACGTATCAGTGATCAATGCCGCGGACGGCAAGGTATTATGGGAAAAAGAATTAAAAGGTTTCAAGAGCAAGAAGTCGTTAATTCTGGTTAAAGACGATCAGCTATCCTATACGACTAAAAAAGAATTTGTCATACTTAATATGAACGACGGATCGGAAAAATCCCGCACGCCGTTTAAGAAAGATCCGCGTTCAGGAAAAGAAGTTTCGGAATCGGATTTCGTAGAATCGGTAAGAACCCCAAACGGGTATATCAATATTTTCCAGAAATCGGTAACGTTTACCGATTTTAAGGGCAACGAAATGTGGACGCGCGGCGATGAGAATATGGGCGCAGGTAATTACAAACTGTTTGATAACGGAAACTTTCTCGCATTTTATTCCAAATCGGTTTCCATGATCGATTATACTAACGGCAATGATCTCTGGAGCCGCAACGATCAGGGTTTCATGCCGGATTATTATCACCAGATCAAAAGCGGCCATTTTGTGGTATTCTATGAAAAAAGCGTCCGGCTGGTTGCTTTCGATTCCGGCAAAGATCTGTATGCATCCGCGGAACCGAGCAACGGCGACTTAAAATATACCTGGTATAAGACCGCCGCCGATAATGACGCGATCATTGTTTTTCTGAAAAAAAGTACCGTATTAGTGGACGGCAAAAATGGTAAGTTACTTTGGTCTGCCGCAATTAAGGGAAGTGAAGAGCGCGGCGGAGTGAAGAAAGATGAAGTGTGCGCTGAATCCGTCGGTAATGCCGCAGTCATCTATCTGGAAAAACAAGCGGTGGGGGTTCATTGTATTTCCGGAAAACAGACTTGGAAAGAGGACGTGAAAGACGATGATGAAATCGCGGACGCGGCGTCATATACCTATAGTGAAAACGATCAAATCGTCGCCGGGTTGGTCAGCGTGAATAAAGTATTGATAAGATACGACGTCGCAACCGCTGAAAAAATATGGAGAACGCCGGATAATTCTTTTATAGGACAGATGGTTGATCAGTATAAGATCGAGGGAGATGATTTTTTATTCGTATCCGGACGACGCGCGTTCCTCATGACCAATAAAGAATTAGGCGTACACCTGTACCGCGTGAATATTAAAGACGGTACGATCAAATGGCATACGCAGACCCGCGCAGGCTGGTCCAATGCATTTGGAAAAAATGTGAAGACAACCTACGCCAACGTTGCGAGCGGTCCGTTTATTTTTAAAGATAAAAATCTGATAGCGCTGGTAACGAATATGGGGTTGGCTCTGATCAATCTGACTGACGGAACCGTATGCGGCAAAGACGGGAAGTGGACAGCAAGCAAAATCGGCGATTGGAAAACGCCGGGCTGCGTTTATGAAAGTTATAAGATGATCTATGCCAGCACCATTGTTCCGCCCACGGCTCAAACAGTTAATATTGTCGCCGTGTACGCGAGCGCGTTCAGTTCTATGCGCAATATGTCTTTCGTCAACCTGAATCCTGATCCGATCATCGTAGGCGACGTCATGTACGTCTGCGCGTCGATGGATGAAAAAGTAGTTGCCGTAGATATCAAAGGAGGGAAAAAACTTTGGGAATGCGATGTGAATGGTCCCATCGTCAAATTGCCGTTCAGTAAGGGATTGGCTGTGAAAGACGGCAATGTGTTTGTTCGGACCGGATTTTATCTTGACGAAAATATTTTGTTTGGCGTAAATAACCCTAAACCGACCCCGATCGGAGATAAAGGCGATTTTGGTTTTGTCGGTATCGACGGTAAAACAGGTAAAGTCATGTGGAAGTTTCAGGACTTCGATAAAATGGATCCCGTCTATCTTGTAGACGTGGTGACCGATAAAGCCTACGCCGAGAAGGCACAGAACGGCAATTGCTCGCAGAAAAAACTTAAATTAGGATTGGTCGGCATCAATATCGATCGGCCGTCGTACATGTTAATCGGCGGCGGCAATGGCATTGCGGGCATTCAGCGTGATGCAAACGATCCGTGCAAGGCCCTATGGCACATTGACGACGATTTCACGGCGGCATCCGCGGCATATGAATTAGGCGCGGGTACGACCGCGATGATGTTATTTGCCAATGACGTAAAACGCACCGTGATCTGCTCCAACAAAAATATGTATCTGGTGGATGAGGCAGCGCACAAGGTCTTATGGAAAGCAAAAAAAGAATCCAACCAATTTCTCCCGGCGCTGGTTTCTACCAAAGCCGGGCTCTTGTTGGACGTAGATGGAAAAGAAATGACGGCGTATAAGTTTGTTAATTAG
- a CDS encoding sigma-54-dependent Fis family transcriptional regulator — translation MQKITDLLDDLNKKLDEGFKELSALFSGLNTSLAQKDYRKAETMLNELFKTYMEAHRIVNTHVARLDSNLKNFENQLEAVSTEKEQFKALYNSGMLISNKSELQGLIAFAMDQITYHLRAERGFLILVDEAGQKEYFVSKNFDGQNIDDPANEVCSSVIKKTLDVLKPVKIDDDSMTDSFTKQGSFVRLGLRSVLCVPIIHRKTLLGVVYLDRRDDIKPFSDNDLTFLMAFAKQIAFRVNELNEMKNVQYEYERRDRSRLQELREKYNFKEIVGTSEKLVHILELSAKVAPTDVPILILGESGTGKELIARAIHFNSDRFDKKFIAINCAAIPSDLLESELFGFDPGAFTGAVKSKLGKFELAHQGTLFLDEIAELSVNLQAKILRVVQTKELERLGSTETRKIDIRIISATNKKLDELIKAGKFREDLYYRLKVVEIVVPPLRDRKEDIQLLINYFIQKYSQNKITSISEEAVDILEHYQWDGNIRELENVIQRAAILSTTSMIQINDLPLEIIAKVDSGYKIKNDISLEEAEKDFRKWFIVRTLRKVNNNKTKAAEILGINRTHFFRMLNQLGISE, via the coding sequence ATGCAGAAAATAACCGACCTGCTCGACGACCTGAATAAAAAGTTAGATGAAGGGTTTAAAGAACTCTCTGCTCTTTTTTCCGGTTTGAACACCAGTTTAGCTCAAAAAGATTACCGTAAAGCAGAAACAATGCTGAACGAGCTCTTCAAGACGTATATGGAGGCGCATCGGATCGTCAATACCCATGTTGCAAGGCTTGACAGCAATCTGAAAAACTTTGAAAATCAGCTTGAAGCCGTTTCTACGGAAAAAGAACAATTCAAAGCCCTATACAACTCCGGGATGCTGATCTCTAATAAAAGCGAGTTACAAGGATTGATTGCATTTGCGATGGATCAGATAACCTACCACTTGCGCGCGGAACGCGGGTTCTTAATTTTGGTTGATGAGGCGGGACAAAAAGAATATTTCGTCAGTAAAAACTTTGACGGACAGAATATAGACGATCCGGCCAACGAGGTTTGTTCTTCCGTCATTAAAAAAACGCTCGATGTATTGAAGCCTGTGAAGATCGATGACGATTCCATGACGGATAGCTTTACAAAACAGGGAAGTTTTGTTCGGCTCGGGCTTCGTTCTGTCTTGTGCGTGCCGATCATTCACCGTAAAACCTTACTGGGCGTAGTGTATCTCGATCGTCGCGACGACATAAAACCTTTTTCAGATAATGATTTAACGTTTCTGATGGCCTTTGCGAAACAGATTGCGTTTCGCGTGAATGAACTGAACGAAATGAAAAACGTTCAGTATGAATATGAGCGCCGCGACCGGAGCCGGCTGCAGGAACTGCGGGAAAAATATAATTTCAAGGAAATTGTCGGCACCAGCGAGAAGCTGGTTCACATTTTGGAGTTGTCGGCCAAAGTAGCGCCGACGGATGTGCCGATTCTCATTCTCGGCGAAAGCGGCACCGGCAAGGAACTCATTGCGCGCGCGATCCATTTTAACAGCGACCGGTTTGACAAGAAGTTTATTGCGATCAATTGCGCCGCAATTCCATCCGATCTTCTGGAGTCGGAATTATTCGGATTTGATCCGGGCGCATTTACCGGCGCGGTCAAATCCAAATTGGGTAAGTTTGAATTAGCGCACCAGGGCACGTTGTTCCTCGATGAAATAGCGGAATTATCCGTTAATTTGCAGGCTAAAATTCTACGGGTAGTGCAGACGAAAGAGTTGGAGAGGTTAGGCAGTACCGAAACGCGCAAGATCGATATCAGAATTATTTCTGCCACCAATAAAAAATTAGATGAATTGATCAAAGCAGGGAAATTCAGAGAAGATTTGTATTATCGTTTGAAAGTCGTTGAAATCGTCGTTCCGCCGCTGCGAGACCGGAAAGAGGACATACAGTTACTGATTAATTATTTTATTCAAAAATACAGCCAAAACAAGATCACTTCCATCAGCGAGGAAGCGGTTGATATTTTGGAACACTATCAATGGGACGGCAATATACGCGAACTCGAAAACGTTATACAACGCGCCGCCATTTTATCCACCACTTCCATGATCCAGATCAACGACCTGCCGCTTGAGATCATTGCCAAAGTCGACAGCGGATATAAGATCAAAAACGATATTTCGCTCGAAGAAGCCGAAAAAGATTTCAGGAAATGGTTCATTGTCAGAACTCTACGCAAAGTTAATAATAATAAAACCAAAGCCGCCGAAATCCTAGGCATTAACCGCACGCATTTTTTTCGCATGCTTAATCAACTCGGAATTTCCGAGTAA